A single region of the Brachypodium distachyon strain Bd21 chromosome 3, Brachypodium_distachyon_v3.0, whole genome shotgun sequence genome encodes:
- the LOC100844783 gene encoding zinc transporter ZTP29 isoform X1, producing the protein MESHVWVALALSFVGGLSTSLGALLVILNPTPDLKRLGLLQGFAAGLMLSISFLDLAHNALNSIGFLKANLWFFAGVLFFGFIVKFIPEPTFVPTDDVIRKKQTDDDGSGKDMMKKHRRQVLFSGIITAVGISLHNFPEGIAVFLGSVKGLRVGINLAIAIALHNIPEGVAVALPLYFATKSKWQAFKYATLSGFAEPLGVVFVAVFFPSNLNPEILEGLLASVGGVMAFLTLHELLPLAFDYAGQKQAVKAVFVGMAIMSASLYFLEISLPEEIGL; encoded by the exons ATGGAGTCGCACGTGTGGGTGGCGCTCGCCCTCTCCTTCGTCGGCGGCCTGAGCACCTCCCTTG GCGCGCTGCTTGTGATCTTGAATCCTACTCCTGACCTTAAGAGGCTCGGGCTCCTCCAG GGTTTTGCTGCCGGACTTATGTTGAGCATTTCGTTTCTAGACTTGGCACACAATGCACTCAATTCTATTGGCTTCTTGAAGGCCAACCTTTGG TTTTTTGCAGGAGTTCTTTTCTTTGGTTTCATTGTCAAGTTTATTCCAGAGCCAACCTTTGTGCCAACAGACGATGTGATTAGGAAAAAG CAGACTGACGATGATGGCTCGGGTAAAGATATGATGAAAAAGCATCGTCGGCAAGTCTTGTTCAGTGGTATCATCACTGCTGTTG GAATTAGCTTGCACAATTTTCCTGAGGGAATAGCTGTATTTCTTGGATCCGTGAAG GGTCTTCGCGTGGGAATTAACTTGGCTATTGCTATTGCTTTACACAACATACCCGAG GGTGTTGCTGTAGCCCTGCCACTCTATTTTGCTACAAAAAG CAAATGGCAAGCATTTAAGTATGCAACACTCTCTGGTTTTGCTGAGCCACTAGGAGTGGTTTTTGTAG CTGTCTTTTTTCCGAGCAACTTAAACCCTGAAATTCTTGAAGGCCTACTTGCATCAG TTGGTGGTGTTATGGCTTTCCTCACTTTGCATGAATTGTTACCGCTAGCATTTGACTATGCTGGTCAGAAGCAAGCTGTCAAAGCAGTCTTTGTTGGCATGGCCATCATGTCTGCAAG CTTGTATTTCCTGGAGATCAGCCTGCCAGAGGAGATCGGCTTGTAG
- the LOC100844783 gene encoding zinc transporter ZTP29 isoform X2, with product MESHVWVALALSFVGGLSTSLGALLVILNPTPDLKRLGLLQGFAAGLMLSISFLDLAHNALNSIGFLKANLWFFAGVLFFGFIVKFIPEPTFVPTDDVIRKKTDDDGSGKDMMKKHRRQVLFSGIITAVGISLHNFPEGIAVFLGSVKGLRVGINLAIAIALHNIPEGVAVALPLYFATKSKWQAFKYATLSGFAEPLGVVFVAVFFPSNLNPEILEGLLASVGGVMAFLTLHELLPLAFDYAGQKQAVKAVFVGMAIMSASLYFLEISLPEEIGL from the exons ATGGAGTCGCACGTGTGGGTGGCGCTCGCCCTCTCCTTCGTCGGCGGCCTGAGCACCTCCCTTG GCGCGCTGCTTGTGATCTTGAATCCTACTCCTGACCTTAAGAGGCTCGGGCTCCTCCAG GGTTTTGCTGCCGGACTTATGTTGAGCATTTCGTTTCTAGACTTGGCACACAATGCACTCAATTCTATTGGCTTCTTGAAGGCCAACCTTTGG TTTTTTGCAGGAGTTCTTTTCTTTGGTTTCATTGTCAAGTTTATTCCAGAGCCAACCTTTGTGCCAACAGACGATGTGATTAGGAAAAAG ACTGACGATGATGGCTCGGGTAAAGATATGATGAAAAAGCATCGTCGGCAAGTCTTGTTCAGTGGTATCATCACTGCTGTTG GAATTAGCTTGCACAATTTTCCTGAGGGAATAGCTGTATTTCTTGGATCCGTGAAG GGTCTTCGCGTGGGAATTAACTTGGCTATTGCTATTGCTTTACACAACATACCCGAG GGTGTTGCTGTAGCCCTGCCACTCTATTTTGCTACAAAAAG CAAATGGCAAGCATTTAAGTATGCAACACTCTCTGGTTTTGCTGAGCCACTAGGAGTGGTTTTTGTAG CTGTCTTTTTTCCGAGCAACTTAAACCCTGAAATTCTTGAAGGCCTACTTGCATCAG TTGGTGGTGTTATGGCTTTCCTCACTTTGCATGAATTGTTACCGCTAGCATTTGACTATGCTGGTCAGAAGCAAGCTGTCAAAGCAGTCTTTGTTGGCATGGCCATCATGTCTGCAAG CTTGTATTTCCTGGAGATCAGCCTGCCAGAGGAGATCGGCTTGTAG
- the LOC100846614 gene encoding outer envelope protein 80, chloroplastic: protein MGPRRDVRFISSAVKLPCASPAPDPAPAHALLSAALPFAHIGRAIDAAARRVAASFPRVPAARAETAAAPLPRRHGKDGGGGEERVLISEVAVRGKDGEPLERPELEEAAAAALRACRPNAALTVREVQEDVHRVVESGLFRSCMPVAVDTRDGIRLVFEVEPNQDFHGLVCEGANMLPSKFLDDSFRDRHGKIINIRHLDQVIKSVNGWYQERGLTGMVSYAEILSGGILRLQVSEAEVNNINIRFLDRRTGEPTIGKTQPDTILRQLTTKKGQAYNRAQVKRDVETILTMGIMEDVTIIPQPVGDSNKVDLVMNLVERPSGGFSAGGGISSGITNGPLSGLIGSFAYSHRNVFGRNKKLNLSLERGQIDSIFRLNYTDPWIDGDNKRTSRTVMVQNSRTPGTLIHGGDHPDHGAIIIGRVTAGIEYSRPFRPKWSGTLGLIFQHAGARDDKGNPVIRDSYNSQLTASGNPYDDTVLAKLEGVYTDSGDHSSTMFVFNVEQGLPILPEWLSFNRVTARLRQGYEIGPARLLLSASGGHVEGNFSPHEAFAIGGTNSVRGYEEGAVGSGRSYAVGSGEVSCRMFGPLEGVVFGDYGSDLGSGPKVPGDPAGARGKPGSGYGYGVGIRVDSPLGPLRLEYAFNDKQARRFHFGVGHRN from the exons atggggcCCCGTCGAGACGTCCGCTTCATCTCCTCCGCCGTCAAGCTCCCGTGCGCCTCCCCGGCCCCGGACCCTGCCCCGGCGCAcgccctcctctccgccgcgcTCCCGTTCGCGCACATCGGCCGCGCCATCGACGCTGCGGCCCGCCGCGTTGCCGCATCGTTTCCCCGCGTCCCAGCCGCGCGGGCCGAGACGGCGGCCGCGCCCTTGCCGCGGAGGCACGGGAAGGAcgggggcgggggcgaggAGCGGGTGCTGATCAGCGAGGTGGCGGTTCGCGGCAAGGACGGGGAGCCCCTGGAACGGCccgagctggaggaggcggccgccgcggctctGCGCGCGTGCCGCCCCAACGCTGCGCTCACGGTGCGGGAGGTGCAGGAGGATGTGCACCGCGTCGTGGAGAGCGGCCTCTTCCGCTCCTGTATGCCTGTCGCGGTCGACACCCGTGACGGCATTCGCCTTGTCTTTGAG GTGGAGCCGAACCAGGACTTCCATGGTCTGGTCTGTGAGGGTGCCAACATGCTGCCTTCCAAGTTCCTGGATGACTCATTTCGTGATCGACATG GGAAAATAATCAACATAAGACATTTAGATCAAGTGATAAAATCTGTTAATGGATGGTATCAGGAGCGTGGTCTTACTGGCATG GTTTCCTATGCTGAGATCCTTTCTGGAGGAATTCTGAGGTTACAAGTTTCTGAAGCCGAGGTTAATAATATCAATATTCGCTTTCTCGATAGAAGAAC TGGTGAACCAACTATTGGAAAGACACAACCAGATACAATACTCCGGCAACTTACCACCAAGAAGGGTCAG GCTTACAATAGAGCACAAGTGAAAAGAGATGTGGAAACAATACTTACTATGGGAATTATGGAGGATGTTACAATAATTCCACAGCCAGTTGGAG ATTCTAATAAAGTTGATCTTGTCATGAATCTTGTTGAGCGCCCTTCTGGTGGTTTCTCTGCTGGTGGTGGCATTTCAAGTGG GATAACAAATGGGCCTCTTTCTGGGCTAATTGGCAG CTTTGCATATTCTCATCGGAATGTTTTTGGGAGGAACAAGAAGTTGAATCTTTCACTAGAGAGGGGCCAAATAGATTCTATATTTCGTTTAAACTACACTGACCCCTGGATTGACGGTGACAATAAGAGGACCTCCAGAACAGTCATGGTTCAG AACTCTAGGACTCCAGGAACACTTATCCATGGTGGGGACCATCCTGACCATGGGGCTATCATAATTGGACGAGTAACTGCTGGCATTGAATATAGTCGACCATTCAGGCCTAAATGGAGTGGTACACTTGGTTTGATATTCCAG CATGCTGGTGCTCGTGATGACAAAGGCAACCCAGTGATCAGAGATTCCTATAACAGCCAGTTAACTGCCAG CGGAAATCCTTATGATGACACAGTACTCGCTAAGCTTGAAGGTGTCTACACAGACTCTGGAGATCATAGCTCTACAATG TTTGTTTTCAACGTCGAGCAAGGTCTGCCAATTCTTCCAGAGTGGCTTAGTTTCAACAGAGTGACAGCACGTTTGAGACAGGGCTATGAAATTGGTCCTGCTAGACTTCTTCTGAG TGCTTCTGGAGGTCATGTGGAGGGAAACTTTTCGCCACATGAAGCATTCGCAATTGGTGGGACAAATAGTGTAAGAGGATATGAAGAAGGTGCAGTTGGTTCTGGCCGTTCATATGCAGTTGGTAGTGGAGAAGTCTCTTGCCGCATG TTTGGTCCATTGGAAGGTGTGGTCTTTGGTGACTATGGCAGTGATCTTGGATCTGGTCCAAAGGTTCCTG GTGACCCAGCAGGAGCCCGAGGGAAGCCAGGAAGTGGTTATGGGTATGGTGTCGGCATCCGTGTGGATTCCCCACTTGGACCTCTTAGACTTGAGTACGCCTTCAATGATAAACAAGCAAGACGATTTCACTTTGGGGTTGGCCACAGAAATTGA
- the LOC100822339 gene encoding copper-transporting ATPase HMA4, whose protein sequence is MARNGESNLKQPLLRAADGPASASPHGKSPRKERKTRKVMFNVRGISCASCAVSIETVVAGLKGVESVQVSVLQGQAVVQYSPEETDAKTIKEAIEDINFEVDELQEQEIAVCRLRIKGMACTSCSESIERALLMVPGVKKAVVGLALEEAKVHFDPNITSRDLIIEAIEDAGFGADLISSGDDVNKMHLQLEGVSSPEDTKLIQSVLETVEGVNNVEWDTVGQTIKVAYDPDITGPRLLIQRIQEAAQPPKCYNASLYSPPKQREVERRHEILNYRNQFLWSCLFSIPVFLFSMVLPMLPPFGDWLVYRICNNMTIGMLLRWLLCSPVQFIIGWRFYVGAYHALKRGYSNMDVLVALGTNAAYFYSVYIILKALTSDSFEGQDLFETSSMLVSFILLGKYLEVVAKGKTSDALSKLTELAPETAVLVTLDKDGNAISEMEISTQLLQRNDVIKIVPGEKVPVDGVVIKGQSHVNESMITGEARPIAKKPGDKVIGGTVNDNGCIIVKATHVGSETALSQIVQLVEAAQLARAPVQRLADKISRFFVPTVVVAAFLTWLGWFIPGQLHLYPQEWIPKAMDSFELALQFGISVLVVACPCALGLATPTAVMVATGKGASQGVLIKGGNALEKAHKVKTIIFDKTGTLTLGKPSVVQTKIFSKIPLLELCDLTASAEANSEHPLSKAIVEYTKKLREQYGSHSDNMIESKDFEVHPGAGVSANVEGKLVLVGNKRLMQEFEAPMSSEVEEYMSEMEDLARTCVLVAIDRIICGALAVSDPLKPEAGRVISYLSSMGITSIMVTGDNWATAKSIAKEVGINTVFAEIDPVGKAEKIKDLQMQGLTVAMVGDGVNDSPALAAADVGMAIGAGTDVAIEAADIVLMKSSLEDVITAIDLSRKTLSRIRINYVWALGYNVLGMPIAAGVLFPFTGIRLPPWLAGACMAASSVSVVCSSLLLQLYKKPLHIEATPRPAGPADGGSNLV, encoded by the exons ATGGCGCGGAATGGAGAGAGCAATCTCAAACAACCGCTTCTCCGAGCCGCTGATGGGCCCGCCAGCGCTTCTCCTCACGGGAAGTCTCCacggaaggagaggaagacgaggaaggtcatgttcaatgtccgGGGCATCTCGTGCGCTTCCTGTGCAGTGTCGATTGAGACGGTGGTGGCAGGATTGAAGGGGGTTGAGAGCGTCCAGGTCTCAGTCCTTCAGGGCCAGGCTGTTGTTCAGTACAGCCCGGAGGAGACCGAT GCAAAAACCATAAAAGAAGCTATTGAAGATATCAACTTTGAGGTCGATGAACtccaagaacaagaaattGCTGTATGCAGACTCCGGATAAAAGGAATGGCATGCACAAGCTGTTCTGAATCTATTGAACGGGCACTTCTGATGGTACCTGGAGTGAAGAAAGCTGTAGTGGGGCTTGCCCTGGAAGAAGCCAAGGTGCACTTTGATCCAAATATAACCAGTCGTGATCTTATAATTGAGGCTATTGAGGACGCTGGATTTGGGGCTGATCTCATCAGTTCTGGGGATGATGTGAACAAAATGCACCTTCAGCTTGAGGGTGTGAGTTCTCCAGAAGACACCAAACTCATTCAGTCGGTACTGGAAACTGTAGAGGGAGTGAATAATGTTGAATGGGACACAGTGGGCCAAACAATTAAAGTTGCATATGACCCTGATATCACTGGTCCACGGTTACTTATTCAGCGGATTCAGGAAGCTGCGCAGCCCCCCAAATGCTATAATGCCAGCTTGTACTCACCACCAAAGCAAAGAGAAGTAGAACGCCGtcatgaaattttgaattaCAGGAACCAATTTCTTTGGAGTTGCCTCTTTTCTATTCCTGTATTCCTGTTCTCGATGGTTCTGCCAATGCTTCCTCCTTTTGGGGATTGGCTGGTTTATAGAATCTGCAACAACATGACGATTGGTATGCTACTGCGGTGGTTGCTATGTTCTCCAGTTCAGTTCATTATTGGTTGGAG ATTTTACGTTGGAGCTTATCATGCATTGAAACGAGGATACTCTAACATGGACGTGCTGGTCGCTTTGGGAACAAATGCTGCATACTTCTATTCCGTGTATATAATTTTGAAGGCACTAACATCAGACTCGTTTGAAGGACAAGATTTGTTTGAAACTAGTTCTATGTTGGTGTCTTTTATATTGCTCGGAAAATACCTTGAGGTGGTGGCAAAGGGGAAGACATCAGATGCTTTGTCAAAGTTGACAGAACTTGCACCAGAAACAGCTGTACTTGTCACGTTGGACAAGGATGGGAATGCCATTTCAGAAATGGAGATCAGCACCCAGTTACTTCAAAGAAATGATGTTATTAAGATTGTCCCTGGTGAAAAAGTCCCTGTTGATGGTGTGGTCATCAAAGGCCAAAGCCATGTTAATGAAAGTATGATAACTGGGGAAGCAAGACCCATAGCGAAAAAACCTGGAGACAAG GTTATTGGTGGTACTGTAAATGATAATGGTTGCATAATTGTTAAGGCTACTCATGTTGGGTCGGAAACGGCTCTGTCGCAGATAGTTCAGCTAGTTGAAGCAGCTCAATTGGCAAGAGCTCCAGTGCAGAGGTTGGCAGACAAGATTTCACGTTTTTTCGTTCCAACT GTTGTGGTGGCTGCATTTCTTACATGGCTTGGTTGGTTCATACCTGGGCAACTTCACCTCTACCCCCAGGAATGGATTCCAAAGGCAATGGATAGCTTTGAGCTTGCTCTGCAATTTGGAATATCTGTACTGGTCGTTGCATGCCCGTGCGCTCTGGGATTAGCTACACCAACTGCTGTTATGGTTGCCACTGGAAAAGGTGCATCTCAAGGTGTTCTTATTAAGGGTGGCAATGCACTTGAGAAAGCTCACAAG GTTAAAACTATCATATTTGATAAAACTGGAACCCTGACTCTCGGCAAACCTTCTGTCGTTCAAACAAAGATCTTCTCGAAGATACCACTTCTAGAATTGTGTGATTTGACTGCTAGTGCAGAG GCAAACAGTGAGCATCCCCTATCAAAGGCTATTGTTGAGTACACAAAGAAGCTCAGAGAACAATATGGATCTCACAGTGATAACATGATTGAATCCAAGGATTTTGAGGTGCATCCAGGGGCAGGGGTCAGTGCGAATGTCGAAGGCAAGCTGGTTTTGGTTGGTAACAAAAGGCTCATGCAAGAATTTGAAGCTCCCATGAGCTCCGAAGTGGAGGAATACATGTCTGAAATGGAAGACCTTGCTAGGACCTGTGTGCTTGTTGCTATTGATAGGATTATCTGCGGAGCTCTTGCTGTGTCGGATCCTCTTAAGCCTGAGGCAGGCCGTGTCATTTCATATCTCAGCTCAATGGGCATCACGAGTATCATGGTGACAGGCGACAATTGGGCTACAGCTAAATCCATAGCAAAGGAAGTCGGGATCAACACTGTATTTGCTGAGATCGATCCAGTTGGAAAAGCTGAGAAGATCAAGGACTTGCAG ATGCAAGGACTGACTGTAGCAATGGTTGGCGATGGGGTAAACGACTCGCCAGCCCTGGCCGCAGCAGATGTAGGCATGGCCATCGGTGCTGGCACAGACGTCGCCATCGAGGCCGCCGACATCGTCCTGATGAAGAGCAGCCTGGAGGATGTGATCACCGCCATTGACCTCTCGCGGAAGACACTCTCGAGGATCCGAATCAACTATGTCTGGGCCCTGGGCTACA